One region of Oceanispirochaeta sp. genomic DNA includes:
- a CDS encoding DHH family phosphoesterase yields the protein MYYREPLIFSEILIANLNKEEGRIFIQTHNFPDPDAVAAAFGLKELLDSQGIHTEIIYDGELQRHALIQMIAHLNIPIHHWKHYELIESDRIIIVDGCKGNANVEDLIGREIAVIDHHMSLTTDDVEMTDIRPEYGSSSTMICEYFRERGVTPSRQAASALHIGLARDTDLFTRGMTEMDLAALSFLYPLSDKGLVNNILRNNIQLTDLDYYRKLLSNLEVSKGLAFCYLPEGCPQNLMGILGDFILSLQEIHFVCLFAMNSDKISLSFRNNWKDKDASSIMKKFSTGIGRGGGHKDMAGGILDDGVQPDPDAWFESLKDLIN from the coding sequence TTGTACTATCGGGAGCCGCTTATCTTTTCAGAAATTCTAATTGCAAATCTCAATAAAGAAGAGGGAAGAATATTTATTCAAACTCACAATTTCCCCGATCCCGATGCGGTGGCAGCCGCGTTCGGCTTGAAAGAGCTCCTTGATTCTCAGGGTATCCATACAGAAATCATCTATGACGGAGAGCTCCAGAGGCATGCACTGATACAGATGATTGCCCATCTGAATATACCCATACATCATTGGAAACATTATGAATTAATCGAATCCGACAGGATCATCATCGTTGACGGGTGTAAAGGAAATGCCAATGTGGAAGACCTGATAGGCAGAGAAATTGCTGTCATAGACCATCATATGAGCCTGACCACCGATGATGTTGAGATGACAGATATCAGGCCGGAATATGGCTCCAGTTCTACAATGATCTGTGAATATTTCAGAGAGAGAGGTGTAACACCATCAAGACAAGCCGCTTCGGCTCTGCATATTGGACTGGCAAGAGATACGGACCTCTTTACCAGAGGTATGACGGAAATGGATCTGGCAGCCCTCAGCTTCCTCTACCCCCTTTCAGACAAGGGTCTTGTCAACAACATTCTCAGGAACAATATACAGCTCACCGATTTGGATTATTATAGAAAGCTCCTCTCTAATCTGGAAGTATCAAAAGGTCTTGCCTTCTGTTACCTCCCTGAGGGATGCCCTCAAAATTTAATGGGGATTCTGGGAGATTTTATTCTATCCCTCCAGGAAATCCATTTTGTCTGTCTATTTGCCATGAACAGCGATAAGATATCCCTTTCCTTCCGCAATAACTGGAAAGACAAGGATGCATCATCTATTATGAAAAAGTTCAGCACCGGCATAGGCCGCGGAGGCGGTCACAAAGACATGGCCGGCGGCATCCTGGATGATGGGGTTCAACCCGATCCGGATGCCTGGTTTGAAAGTCTTAAAGATCTGATCAACTGA
- the ylqF gene encoding ribosome biogenesis GTPase YlqF, which produces MSIQWFPGHMTRTKKLILENLKKVDMVIEILDARAPLASRNPLLEELTREKPRLILLNKADLADPVVTKLWIEKLTNGNIIKAVSVNSRNIRTLKTVPQECKNLCRDKKWVSRRPVRTMIVGIPNVGKSTVINTLAGKRKAQAANKPGVTKDIQHIPVSRELQVLDTPGILWHKFDDQLVGLKLAALGSIKDAVLLLDQIALGVLGFMRICYPEILIKRYKLKNGQEDLYSSEEVKSVEPHVLLEMIARNRGLLLPGGDSDIERTARMFLKELRDGIIGQVSLEQSSDPARGWDFIQEEQLSSTIPVPD; this is translated from the coding sequence ATGTCCATTCAATGGTTTCCCGGCCATATGACCAGAACAAAAAAATTAATTCTTGAGAACCTCAAGAAGGTTGATATGGTCATCGAGATCCTTGATGCACGGGCTCCCCTGGCCAGCCGTAATCCTCTTCTGGAAGAACTGACCAGGGAGAAGCCAAGATTGATTCTCCTGAATAAGGCCGATCTGGCAGATCCTGTTGTCACGAAACTATGGATAGAAAAACTGACAAATGGGAATATTATCAAGGCTGTTTCTGTCAACTCCAGAAATATCCGGACTCTGAAAACAGTTCCTCAAGAGTGTAAAAATCTCTGCCGGGACAAGAAATGGGTGAGCAGACGGCCCGTCCGAACTATGATCGTCGGAATACCCAATGTTGGTAAGTCTACTGTTATCAATACTCTGGCGGGAAAGAGAAAAGCTCAGGCAGCCAATAAGCCTGGCGTAACCAAAGACATTCAGCATATCCCTGTTTCACGGGAACTTCAGGTCCTGGATACGCCGGGAATCCTTTGGCACAAGTTTGATGATCAGCTTGTCGGGCTGAAACTTGCTGCCCTGGGCTCTATCAAGGATGCCGTTTTACTGCTGGATCAAATTGCTCTGGGGGTTCTCGGATTTATGAGAATCTGCTATCCGGAAATCCTTATTAAGAGGTATAAACTGAAAAATGGACAGGAGGATCTGTACTCTTCTGAAGAAGTTAAATCAGTCGAACCCCATGTCCTGCTTGAAATGATCGCCCGGAACCGGGGTCTTCTGCTTCCCGGGGGAGATTCAGATATAGAACGTACCGCCCGCATGTTCCTCAAGGAACTGCGGGACGGTATTATCGGGCAGGTCAGTCTGGAACAGTCATCTGATCCTGCAAGAGGCTGGGATTTTATTCAGGAAGAGCAATTATCTTCCACGATCCCTGTTCCTGACTGA
- the ilvN gene encoding acetolactate synthase small subunit yields the protein MSDFQKRHNISLYVENKPGVTIRIALVFARRGYNIESFVGSPAQDSRYSRINIEATGDSQTLHLMLEQLNRLVDVIHAREYSDEDVIQKELALIKVRCDNNSRTEILQISDAFKCRNVDISDTTMTFQVTGKSSKIDAVSKMLDKYGVLEVVRTGKLLIARGEEETSW from the coding sequence ATGAGTGATTTTCAGAAAAGACATAATATCAGCCTTTATGTAGAAAATAAGCCGGGCGTTACCATCCGGATTGCCCTTGTATTTGCCAGACGGGGATACAATATAGAGAGTTTTGTGGGTTCTCCTGCCCAGGATTCCCGATATTCCAGAATAAATATCGAAGCCACAGGTGATTCACAGACACTGCACCTCATGCTGGAACAGCTGAACCGTCTGGTAGATGTGATTCATGCCCGGGAATATTCAGATGAAGATGTGATACAGAAAGAACTGGCTCTTATCAAGGTTCGATGTGATAACAATTCAAGAACCGAGATTCTTCAAATTTCAGATGCTTTTAAATGCCGGAATGTTGACATCAGCGATACGACCATGACTTTCCAGGTCACAGGAAAATCTTCAAAGATTGATGCCGTCAGTAAGATGCTGGATAAATACGGAGTTCTTGAGGTTGTCCGTACCGGAAAGCTTCTGATTGCCCGGGGTGAAGAAGAAACATCCTGGTAG